One Alicyclobacillus acidoterrestris DNA window includes the following coding sequences:
- a CDS encoding YjzC family protein, with protein MGERSEFNPGYKVPNTGVYIEVGEHPDSDGLTAPKRVRLHKGDRFPTTTNENRKWHRVKTPLKH; from the coding sequence ATGGGAGAGAGATCTGAATTTAATCCCGGCTACAAAGTCCCAAACACGGGTGTTTACATCGAAGTTGGCGAGCACCCAGACAGCGACGGCCTAACCGCACCCAAACGCGTCCGTCTGCACAAAGGAGACAGGTTCCCAACGACGACCAATGAGAACCGCAAGTGGCATCGGGTAAAGACGCCGCTAAAACATTGA
- the hisD gene encoding histidinol dehydrogenase, with product MTVKIVEGTAFSWQRTASAAPDEARRVADIVADVRARGDAALRAWTAQLDGLASAAEAAFSLRVPVEALEAAYQATPAETLEALRAAADRIRTFHEAQWPEDFTLYGENGEQMGMVWRSLRRVGVYAPGGRGAYPSTVLMDVIPAQVAGVASIALCSPPGPDGLPHRDVLAAAYLLGIDEVYRVGGAQAIAALAYGTESVQRVDKIVGPGNLYVALAKRQVMGDVGIDSIAGPSEVFIVAGEEANPKFVAADMLAQAEHDTEAGAVCVSTSEKLLQAVQRELERQLADLPRSSIAQAALERWGALVHVDNLEQAMDILNEAAPEHVELLMDDAAAWLPAISRAGAVFLGHDTPEPVGDYYAGSNHVLPTHGSASFASGLGVHDFLRRMSVVAYNRETLSLHAKHIVTLARAESLEAHARAVLIRGEEESTDGN from the coding sequence ATGACCGTAAAAATTGTGGAAGGCACAGCGTTTTCGTGGCAGCGAACGGCGTCTGCCGCACCGGATGAAGCGCGGCGCGTAGCGGATATCGTGGCGGATGTTCGCGCGCGGGGAGACGCTGCGTTGCGGGCCTGGACGGCTCAGTTGGATGGTTTAGCGTCTGCCGCAGAAGCGGCGTTTTCGCTGCGGGTGCCCGTTGAGGCGCTAGAGGCGGCGTACCAGGCGACGCCCGCCGAGACATTGGAGGCGTTGCGGGCGGCGGCGGATCGGATACGGACGTTTCACGAGGCGCAGTGGCCGGAGGACTTTACGCTGTATGGCGAGAACGGCGAACAGATGGGCATGGTCTGGCGCTCGCTGCGCCGCGTCGGCGTTTATGCGCCGGGGGGACGGGGCGCGTACCCGTCGACGGTGCTGATGGACGTGATTCCGGCGCAGGTGGCAGGTGTCGCCTCAATCGCGCTCTGCTCCCCGCCAGGGCCGGATGGACTGCCGCATCGGGATGTGTTGGCGGCTGCTTATCTCTTGGGCATTGACGAAGTGTATCGCGTGGGGGGCGCGCAGGCCATTGCCGCCCTTGCGTATGGAACAGAGAGCGTCCAACGCGTGGACAAGATTGTCGGGCCGGGGAACCTCTATGTCGCACTCGCCAAACGGCAGGTGATGGGGGACGTCGGCATTGATAGCATCGCTGGGCCGAGCGAAGTTTTTATCGTCGCAGGCGAGGAGGCAAATCCGAAGTTTGTCGCCGCCGACATGCTGGCGCAGGCGGAACATGATACGGAGGCGGGCGCTGTCTGCGTGAGTACGTCGGAAAAGTTGCTTCAGGCGGTACAGCGCGAATTGGAGCGGCAGCTCGCTGATTTGCCGCGATCGAGCATTGCACAGGCGGCATTGGAGCGGTGGGGCGCATTGGTGCATGTCGATAACCTGGAGCAGGCGATGGACATTTTGAACGAAGCGGCACCTGAGCACGTGGAATTGTTGATGGATGATGCGGCAGCGTGGCTGCCGGCTATCAGCCGCGCGGGGGCCGTGTTTCTCGGTCACGACACGCCGGAGCCGGTTGGCGACTACTACGCGGGGAGCAATCACGTGTTGCCGACGCATGGCAGTGCAAGCTTTGCGAGTGGGCTTGGCGTGCACGACTTTCTGCGGCGCATGAGCGTCGTCGCGTACAACCGGGAGACGTTGTCTTTGCACGCAAAGCATATTGTCACGCTGGCGCGTGCGGAATCCCTGGAGGCACACGCGCGCGCGGTTTTAATCCGCGGGGAGGAGGAGAGCACAGATGGCAACTGA
- the hisH gene encoding imidazole glycerol phosphate synthase subunit HisH has product MIAILDPGVGNLKSVTKGFQRVGAQTVVVPDAAAWKALIAAGDEVQGVVLPGVGAFGDAMFQLRAAGLIPILRQVAREGRPLFGICLGMQLLFGSSQEHGRYMGLGLLPGEVVRFRDDVKVPHMGWNDLDVVRPHPLLRDIRVGDYVYFVHSYYVEAKQRDCVLAAATYGSISVPGVVGQGNVLGAQFHPEKSGDVGERILHNFVAICEDWQRSRTAKQGGATDDIHVTARD; this is encoded by the coding sequence ATGATTGCCATCTTGGACCCAGGCGTCGGCAATTTGAAGAGTGTCACGAAGGGATTTCAGCGCGTCGGCGCACAGACGGTCGTCGTGCCGGACGCAGCCGCCTGGAAGGCGCTCATCGCTGCGGGTGATGAGGTTCAAGGCGTTGTCTTACCTGGTGTGGGCGCCTTTGGCGATGCGATGTTTCAACTGCGCGCCGCTGGCCTCATTCCGATTCTCCGCCAGGTCGCGCGCGAAGGGCGGCCACTTTTCGGCATTTGCCTAGGGATGCAATTGTTGTTTGGCAGCAGTCAGGAGCATGGGCGGTACATGGGCCTTGGCCTTTTGCCAGGCGAGGTCGTCCGCTTCCGGGACGATGTCAAGGTGCCGCATATGGGCTGGAACGATTTAGATGTCGTCCGTCCTCACCCGCTGCTGCGGGACATCCGAGTCGGGGACTACGTGTATTTTGTCCACTCGTATTACGTCGAGGCGAAACAACGCGACTGTGTGTTGGCCGCCGCCACGTATGGCTCGATTTCGGTGCCCGGCGTCGTCGGGCAAGGCAACGTCTTGGGCGCACAGTTTCACCCGGAGAAGAGCGGCGATGTCGGCGAACGCATTCTGCATAACTTTGTCGCCATTTGTGAGGATTGGCAGCGAAGCAGGACGGCAAAGCAGGGGGGGGCGACCGATGACATTCACGTTACTGCCCGCGATTGA
- the ispG gene encoding flavodoxin-dependent (E)-4-hydroxy-3-methylbut-2-enyl-diphosphate synthase translates to MYRREQTKPVRVGDITIGGNDQVIIQSMTMTKTADVKGTVEQIHRLEDAGCQVVRVTVNTKEAAAAIKDIKRQIHIPLVADIHFDYRLALEAIENGIDKVRINPGNIGKRDRVEAVVKACKERGIPIRIGVNAGSLEKHILEKYGYPTAQGMLESAQHHVKILEDLDFDDIIISMKASDVPMAIDAYRLAAETFRYPLHLGITESGTLFSGTIKSSAGLGTLLSMGIGNTMRVSLSADPVEEIKVARELLKTFHIVSDAVTIVSCPTCGRIDIDLISIANEIEAYTQNIKAPIKVSVLGCAVNGPGEAREADIGIAGARGEGLLFRKGEVVRKIPEADLVTELKREIDMMAKRYQETGSID, encoded by the coding sequence ATGTATCGTCGAGAGCAAACAAAACCGGTGCGGGTTGGTGACATCACCATTGGTGGGAACGACCAAGTCATCATCCAAAGTATGACCATGACGAAGACTGCGGATGTGAAGGGGACGGTGGAACAGATTCACCGACTCGAAGACGCTGGCTGCCAAGTCGTGCGCGTGACAGTGAACACAAAGGAAGCTGCCGCAGCGATTAAGGACATCAAGCGGCAGATTCACATTCCGCTGGTCGCAGATATTCACTTCGACTATCGGCTGGCGCTTGAAGCAATCGAGAATGGCATCGATAAGGTTCGCATTAACCCAGGAAACATCGGTAAGCGTGATCGGGTAGAAGCGGTGGTCAAGGCCTGTAAAGAGCGTGGTATTCCCATTCGTATCGGCGTCAACGCAGGTTCCTTGGAGAAACATATTTTGGAGAAGTACGGATACCCGACGGCGCAGGGCATGTTGGAGAGTGCACAGCACCACGTGAAAATCCTGGAAGACCTTGATTTTGACGACATCATCATTTCCATGAAGGCGTCGGATGTGCCGATGGCGATTGATGCGTATCGCTTGGCCGCGGAGACGTTCCGCTACCCGCTGCATTTGGGTATCACGGAATCTGGCACATTGTTCAGTGGAACCATTAAGAGTTCTGCTGGGCTCGGCACATTGCTCAGCATGGGTATCGGCAATACGATGCGCGTGTCGTTGAGTGCGGATCCTGTAGAGGAAATCAAGGTTGCTCGCGAGTTGTTGAAGACGTTCCACATCGTTTCGGATGCGGTCACGATTGTGTCATGCCCAACTTGCGGTCGGATTGATATTGACTTAATTAGTATTGCGAATGAGATTGAGGCATATACGCAAAACATCAAGGCGCCTATCAAGGTGTCTGTGCTCGGTTGTGCGGTGAACGGCCCGGGCGAAGCGCGCGAAGCTGATATCGGCATTGCAGGTGCGCGTGGAGAAGGTCTCTTGTTCCGCAAGGGTGAAGTGGTGCGCAAGATTCCAGAGGCCGATTTGGTCACGGAATTGAAGCGCGAGATCGACATGATGGCGAAACGCTATCAGGAGACCGGATCGATTGACTGA
- a CDS encoding ATP phosphoribosyltransferase regulatory subunit, translated as MTVSVNVPSGFADRPMGMQDSYPGFAKRRRVIENRLVDFFDEAGYELVSSGAFEFVDTLLRARPFEAAREWVQLFDGMGNAIALRPEMTPSIARMAAPLVTAGKLPIRWSYAERVYRRTNDPASLSWASGKAAESTQVGVEWIGEAGAAADAQVLDLCHRATLALGLQETQTVVSHARLLPALLKALGVPGELVADGLECLTKGDYVAFRAALPSELPDVLGVLQAVTPYEPDSLAEATTDAVWQSETARQEMEAAWSSLVLLASAVTDLGLKEQVMFDLTLHRDITYYTGLVFEVFAPGVGAPIALGGRYDDLLAQFGSAAPAVGLAFEVERVLAVLGAPMTAADTFSAGSLGEAANRVGGGL; from the coding sequence ATGACAGTGAGTGTAAATGTGCCAAGTGGCTTTGCGGATAGGCCGATGGGGATGCAGGATAGTTACCCTGGATTTGCGAAACGCAGGCGGGTGATTGAGAACCGGCTGGTCGACTTCTTCGACGAGGCGGGATATGAACTCGTGTCGAGCGGGGCGTTTGAGTTTGTCGACACATTGCTAAGGGCGCGGCCTTTCGAGGCGGCGCGCGAGTGGGTGCAACTCTTTGACGGCATGGGTAACGCGATTGCGCTGCGGCCGGAGATGACGCCGTCGATTGCGCGGATGGCAGCGCCACTGGTGACAGCGGGCAAGCTGCCGATTCGTTGGTCGTACGCTGAGCGGGTGTATCGGCGCACGAATGATCCGGCTTCGTTGTCGTGGGCCAGCGGCAAAGCCGCCGAGTCGACGCAGGTGGGCGTCGAGTGGATTGGCGAAGCAGGTGCCGCGGCGGACGCGCAGGTGTTGGATTTGTGCCATCGGGCCACGCTTGCACTTGGGTTACAGGAGACACAAACGGTCGTCAGCCACGCGCGTTTATTGCCGGCGCTGCTCAAGGCGCTCGGTGTACCGGGCGAGCTTGTGGCAGATGGGCTGGAGTGCTTGACGAAAGGCGACTATGTCGCGTTTCGGGCGGCGCTGCCCAGCGAATTGCCAGACGTGCTTGGCGTCTTGCAGGCTGTCACGCCGTACGAGCCAGATAGTCTGGCGGAAGCGACGACGGACGCGGTTTGGCAAAGTGAAACCGCGAGACAGGAGATGGAAGCGGCCTGGAGCAGTCTCGTGCTTCTGGCGTCTGCGGTGACGGACCTCGGGCTCAAGGAGCAGGTGATGTTCGACTTGACGCTGCATCGCGACATCACCTATTACACAGGGCTCGTGTTCGAGGTGTTCGCGCCAGGCGTCGGTGCGCCGATTGCGCTTGGTGGGCGCTACGACGACTTGTTGGCGCAATTTGGGTCGGCAGCGCCGGCAGTTGGGCTGGCGTTTGAAGTCGAACGGGTGCTGGCTGTGCTCGGTGCGCCGATGACGGCGGCGGATACATTTTCAGCAGGTTCGCTCGGCGAGGCTGCAAATCGGGTGGGAGGGGGATTGTGA
- the hisA gene encoding 1-(5-phosphoribosyl)-5-[(5-phosphoribosylamino)methylideneamino]imidazole-4-carboxamide isomerase: MTFTLLPAIDVLGGRCVRLHKGDYAAKTEYSDNPAAVARHWCEQGATFLHVVDLDGAKDGHSVNASVIRDIVRVAATYGAAVEVGGGIRTTADIAAWLDAGVSRVVLGTASRDVAQMASWIDTFGADRLVAGLDGRGGKLAVDGWLEQTATPIVDLAQQLFEVGVRHALVTDVNRDGTLAGANLALAGEVQATGLGAIASGGIRDEADVVAAMRAGLAGAVVGKSLYDGKFNLTQALARLQEEESAC, encoded by the coding sequence ATGACATTCACGTTACTGCCCGCGATTGATGTGCTTGGCGGCCGCTGTGTGCGCCTCCACAAAGGGGATTACGCGGCGAAGACGGAGTACAGCGACAATCCAGCTGCCGTGGCAAGGCACTGGTGCGAACAAGGTGCGACATTTCTTCACGTGGTCGATCTCGACGGCGCCAAAGACGGCCACAGCGTCAACGCGTCGGTGATTCGCGACATTGTACGGGTGGCTGCGACGTACGGTGCAGCAGTCGAAGTCGGCGGGGGAATTCGCACGACGGCGGACATCGCCGCTTGGCTCGACGCAGGCGTCTCCCGCGTGGTGCTGGGCACCGCCTCGCGCGATGTTGCGCAAATGGCGTCGTGGATTGACACATTTGGCGCCGACAGACTGGTTGCAGGTCTTGACGGCCGCGGTGGAAAACTCGCGGTAGACGGCTGGCTGGAGCAGACGGCGACGCCGATTGTCGACTTGGCTCAACAACTATTTGAGGTCGGCGTTCGCCACGCGTTGGTGACGGATGTGAATCGCGACGGAACGCTCGCTGGCGCCAACTTGGCACTCGCCGGTGAAGTTCAGGCGACAGGCCTTGGCGCAATCGCTTCTGGCGGCATTCGCGACGAGGCGGACGTCGTCGCGGCGATGCGTGCGGGACTTGCAGGTGCTGTAGTCGGCAAGTCGCTGTACGACGGCAAGTTCAATTTGACGCAGGCTTTGGCACGTCTGCAAGAGGAGGAGTCGGCGTGCTAA
- the hisG gene encoding ATP phosphoribosyltransferase — MLTVALAKGRTVDDLLPLWQEAQLPLPADLDDTRALVFEVAWDGYSPIRYLLAKPADVPTYVSFGVADLGVVGKDVLLEQQKELYELLDLAVSKCRLCVAGLPKDFDRRPERVATKYPKLADAYFRSQGQSVEIVPLSGSIELASVIGLADRIYDLVQTGSTLKANGLVVYDTVHDISARLVANRSSYRMKQREISEVVRRLNEAMAKREAVRQ, encoded by the coding sequence ATGCTGACAGTGGCGCTTGCCAAAGGGCGTACGGTGGACGATTTGTTGCCGCTGTGGCAGGAGGCGCAATTGCCTCTCCCGGCAGATCTCGACGATACGCGCGCGCTCGTCTTCGAAGTGGCGTGGGACGGGTACTCGCCCATCCGCTATCTACTCGCCAAGCCCGCCGATGTGCCCACCTACGTGAGTTTTGGCGTGGCAGATCTCGGCGTCGTCGGAAAAGACGTGTTGTTGGAGCAGCAGAAGGAGTTGTATGAGTTGCTCGATCTCGCCGTCAGCAAATGTCGCCTCTGCGTCGCGGGCCTGCCGAAGGATTTTGACAGGCGGCCCGAGCGGGTGGCGACCAAGTATCCGAAATTGGCCGACGCGTATTTTAGGAGCCAGGGGCAGTCGGTGGAAATTGTGCCGTTGTCGGGATCGATTGAGTTGGCGAGTGTCATTGGGCTGGCGGATCGGATATACGATTTGGTGCAGACAGGGTCGACACTCAAGGCCAACGGCCTCGTGGTCTATGACACGGTGCACGACATTTCGGCGCGATTGGTGGCCAACCGTTCGAGTTATCGGATGAAACAGCGGGAGATTTCTGAGGTTGTGCGGCGGTTGAACGAGGCGATGGCGAAGAGGGAGGCAGTGCGGCAATGA
- a CDS encoding ornithine--oxo-acid transaminase — MTNSSSQTQQFIDLTNRYGAHNYKPLPIVIHKAERIWVEDPEGNRYMDMLSAYSALNQGHRHPRIIQALRDQADLVTLTSRAFHSDKLGLFYEKLSQLTKKDMVLPMNTGAEAVETAVKAARRWAYDVKKVPDGQAEIIVSEGNFHGRTVTAVSMSSHPEYQRGFGPLTPGFKVIPYGDIDALKAAITPNTAAFITEPIQGEAGIVIPPEGFLREAFETCKKNDVLFVTDEIQTGFGRTGKLFACDWEGVEPDVYILGKALGGGVFPVSAVVANHDVLDVFEPGSHGSTFGGNPLGAAVAIASMDVIVEEKLADRSLNLGTYFIHQLKTIQNPHIVDLRGRGLFIGLELDVSARPYCEALMREGLLCKETHENVIRFAPPLIIEQDELDDAVRRIRKVMEASSVS, encoded by the coding sequence GTGACCAACTCGTCGTCGCAAACGCAGCAATTCATCGATTTGACCAATCGATACGGTGCGCATAACTATAAACCACTACCCATCGTCATCCACAAGGCCGAACGGATTTGGGTGGAAGATCCGGAAGGCAACCGCTACATGGATATGCTCAGCGCCTACTCAGCGTTAAATCAGGGGCATCGCCACCCGCGAATCATTCAAGCGCTGCGAGATCAGGCAGATCTCGTCACACTGACCTCCCGCGCCTTTCACAGTGACAAACTCGGCCTATTTTACGAAAAATTGTCGCAGTTGACGAAAAAAGATATGGTTCTGCCGATGAACACGGGCGCAGAAGCCGTGGAAACTGCCGTAAAGGCCGCACGCCGCTGGGCGTACGACGTCAAAAAAGTGCCTGATGGGCAAGCCGAGATCATCGTCAGTGAAGGGAACTTTCACGGGCGTACGGTGACCGCCGTATCCATGTCTTCGCACCCAGAATACCAACGCGGATTTGGCCCACTGACGCCAGGATTCAAAGTGATTCCTTATGGGGATATCGATGCACTCAAAGCGGCCATTACACCCAACACCGCCGCGTTTATCACGGAACCCATTCAAGGCGAAGCGGGAATTGTCATTCCGCCCGAAGGATTTTTGCGGGAAGCGTTCGAAACGTGCAAGAAAAACGACGTGCTATTTGTCACGGACGAAATTCAAACGGGCTTTGGTCGCACAGGCAAGTTGTTCGCCTGCGACTGGGAAGGCGTGGAACCCGACGTCTACATCCTCGGGAAAGCGCTGGGCGGCGGAGTCTTCCCCGTATCGGCCGTCGTTGCGAACCACGATGTGCTCGACGTGTTCGAACCGGGTTCGCATGGATCCACGTTTGGCGGCAACCCACTCGGTGCGGCGGTCGCTATCGCGTCGATGGACGTGATTGTCGAGGAGAAATTGGCGGATAGGTCACTCAATCTCGGCACGTACTTTATCCATCAACTGAAAACGATTCAAAACCCGCACATTGTAGACCTGCGCGGGCGCGGACTGTTTATTGGCCTCGAACTAGATGTCTCTGCTCGCCCATACTGCGAAGCGCTGATGCGAGAAGGGCTACTGTGCAAAGAGACACACGAAAACGTCATCCGCTTCGCACCACCATTGATTATCGAACAAGACGAACTGGACGACGCCGTTCGCCGCATCCGCAAAGTCATGGAGGCATCATCAGTCAGCTGA
- the hisB gene encoding imidazoleglycerol-phosphate dehydratase HisB, with translation MATEATVAAPSFVADVERKTGETDIRLSLALHGTGEVKLDFPVPFLRHMLHLFAVHGQFNLTIEADGDIDVDDHHLVEDIGLCLGKAIAEALGNKVGIRRYGERHTPMDETLARAVLDLSGRPAFVLQAQFTNERIGSFPTELVAEFFKSVANEGRMALHLAVLYGENNHHMVEGLFKAFGAALREAVSRVGGGVPSSKGVLE, from the coding sequence ATGGCAACTGAAGCGACGGTTGCAGCGCCGAGCTTTGTGGCTGACGTCGAGCGCAAAACCGGTGAGACCGACATTCGACTTTCCCTGGCGCTGCACGGAACAGGCGAGGTGAAACTCGATTTTCCGGTGCCTTTCTTGCGCCATATGCTGCATTTGTTTGCCGTTCACGGCCAGTTTAATCTCACCATTGAGGCCGACGGCGATATCGATGTAGACGATCACCACCTCGTCGAGGACATCGGCTTATGCCTTGGCAAGGCTATCGCCGAGGCGCTCGGCAACAAGGTGGGGATTCGCCGTTACGGCGAGCGGCACACGCCGATGGACGAGACGCTGGCGCGCGCGGTCCTCGACTTGTCTGGCAGGCCGGCGTTTGTCTTACAGGCGCAGTTCACAAACGAACGCATCGGGTCGTTCCCAACCGAGCTGGTTGCGGAGTTCTTCAAGTCTGTCGCCAACGAAGGGCGGATGGCGTTACACCTCGCCGTGCTGTACGGCGAGAACAATCACCATATGGTCGAGGGGTTGTTCAAGGCGTTCGGCGCGGCGTTGCGCGAAGCCGTGAGCCGCGTGGGCGGCGGCGTGCCAAGTAGCAAGGGGGTGTTGGAATGA